One Sphingomonas sp. FARSPH DNA segment encodes these proteins:
- a CDS encoding phage major capsid protein, which yields MRRKGMDVVDRPALDGARVEENGAFAGFVRTGATIEMKAFTGVSGDAGGYAVPREIDRDIAAVMKSISPIRGIANVVQVGSAGYRKLITSGGTPSGWAAETAARPETATPVFAELAPPMGELYANPSASQAMLDDAAFDVEAWLAEEIAREFAKAEGAAFVNGNGVNRPRGFLQAPTSAAKDGVRPIGTLQHLSTGTAGDFGANADERLIDLVQALRAPYRQGACFVMNAATLARIRKLKTGDGTPLWQPSLVAGQPASLLGYPVVEAEDMPDIAANSPSIAFGNFRAGYLIAERGETAILRDPYSNKPFVGFYATRRIGGCVADSEAIKLLKFAA from the coding sequence ATGAGGAGAAAAGGCATGGACGTGGTCGACAGGCCGGCGCTGGATGGCGCGCGGGTGGAAGAGAACGGGGCGTTCGCGGGGTTCGTGCGGACCGGCGCGACGATCGAGATGAAGGCGTTCACCGGGGTCAGCGGCGATGCCGGCGGCTATGCGGTGCCGCGCGAGATCGACCGCGACATCGCCGCGGTGATGAAGAGCATCTCACCGATCCGTGGCATCGCCAACGTGGTGCAGGTGGGATCGGCGGGCTATCGCAAGCTCATCACCTCCGGCGGGACGCCGTCGGGCTGGGCGGCGGAAACCGCGGCGCGGCCCGAGACGGCGACCCCGGTCTTTGCGGAACTCGCGCCGCCGATGGGCGAGTTGTACGCCAACCCGAGCGCGAGCCAGGCGATGCTGGACGATGCGGCGTTCGACGTCGAGGCGTGGCTGGCCGAGGAGATCGCGCGCGAATTCGCCAAGGCGGAGGGCGCGGCGTTCGTCAACGGCAACGGCGTCAACCGGCCGCGCGGGTTCCTGCAGGCGCCGACATCCGCGGCGAAGGACGGCGTGCGGCCGATCGGCACGCTGCAACATCTCAGCACGGGGACGGCGGGCGATTTCGGCGCGAATGCGGACGAGCGGCTGATCGACCTGGTCCAGGCGCTGCGCGCGCCGTACCGGCAGGGCGCGTGCTTCGTGATGAACGCCGCGACGCTGGCCCGCATCCGCAAGCTGAAGACGGGCGACGGCACGCCGCTGTGGCAGCCGAGCCTGGTGGCGGGGCAGCCGGCGAGCCTGCTCGGCTATCCGGTGGTCGAGGCGGAGGACATGCCCGACATCGCGGCGAACAGCCCGTCGATCGCGTTCGGCAATTTCCGCGCCGGCTATCTGATCGCGGAGCGCGGCGAGACCGCGATCCTGCGCGATCCCTACAGCAACAAGCCGTTCGTCGGCTTCTACGCGACGCGGCGGATCGGCGGCTGCGTCGCCGACAGCGAGGCGATCAAGCTGCTGAAGTTCGCGGCCTGA
- the gp17 gene encoding tail completion protein gp17: MVGMGGAAVLRAAVLRQLAPLRAFDAPPARAATPYAVVGEPVLAAIDAAGVSGRGGTIVIAGEDEGEAPERLRRLLAGVEAAMEAMPADLGTGGWRLASVRLARSRIAGKGRRWTGMSEFAVRLYRLNG; encoded by the coding sequence ATGGTTGGGATGGGTGGGGCGGCGGTATTGCGCGCGGCGGTGCTGCGCCAGCTGGCGCCCTTGCGCGCGTTCGATGCGCCGCCGGCGCGCGCGGCGACCCCCTATGCGGTGGTCGGCGAGCCGGTGCTGGCGGCGATCGATGCGGCGGGGGTGAGCGGGCGCGGCGGCACGATCGTGATCGCGGGCGAGGACGAGGGCGAGGCGCCCGAGCGGCTCCGCCGGCTGCTCGCCGGGGTCGAGGCGGCGATGGAGGCGATGCCCGCCGACCTCGGCACCGGCGGGTGGCGGCTGGCGAGCGTACGGCTGGCGCGCAGCCGGATCGCGGGCAAGGGCCGCCGATGGACGGGGATGAGCGAGTTCGCGGTGCGATTGTACCGGCTGAACGGGTGA